In Candidatus Goldiibacteriota bacterium, the sequence AACTTGTTCGGTATTGATATTGGTTTTGTAAATACAAAATTTCATACAGATGGTTCTGTTTCTTTAATGACCACTTCTTCATCCGGGATTCTTGAGTATGGAGAGCCCGGTTCTGCGCTTTCGGGCGTTACTAACATAACCACGACCAAACATATGATGATTCTGAATGCCAGAGTAAAGATAATCTTATCTGAGAGTTTCCCGCTTGTTCCTTATTGCCTGGTAGGGTTTGGAGGAGCGCTGATAAACGATAAACTTGACAGTTATCCATCTTCTTCGTACACGCCTATGTGGTGGGAACCCGAAGTGGAAAAGTCTGCTGTTGATAAAACCTATATTGGTTTTACAGGCAGAATTTATGCGGGAGCGTATTACAACATAACAGATTTTTTAGGTGTTGATATTTCAGGAGGTTATTTTGCAATGACACCTGTTGAATATAGCGACCCAGGTAAAAGCTTGGAAGATTTTTCCGCATATGTTCTAAATAATGGGATTTCTTTTAAAGGCGGTGTAAGATGGATTTTTTAAAAAATAACTTTTTTATAATTATAAAAGATATGAAAAAAAATACTCGACTTACTCTCTTGCTCTTGTTAACGTTAATGTTTTTATCATCCTGCGGATTAAACAATGTTAAAAAGACAATTTACAGCGCGGCGGAATTACCGGCTGATAAGGTGCTTGTTGTAGGCAGGGTGCTGTTTGATCCGCCGATGACAGAGGAATCGCAGTCACTTGAAGGGCAGGAACTTTACAGATATCTTATGATGTTCATCTGTAACGAGAAATTATCGCCTCTTAAAGAAGAGAATGAATTGTTCAGCCGTTTGGCAAAAAGATACAGGATAGAATCATACCTTGATGATACATTCTATGCGGTAAGTGAAACCGAACCGTTCTACATTGAAGCCGGCGTTATGTATAAGAATATATATACGTCTTCCTGTGGATACAAATGCACGCAGATTAACTATGAATATCTGTCATTCCCGGCCAGTTTTCATGTTAATATCAAACCCGGAGACCGTGCCGTATACATTGGAACCGTAATATACCAAAGGGATAATTTCTATAATGTAAAAAAGATTATTATAAGGGATGATTATGATAAAGAAATGCCGAAATTCAGAAGGTATTTTGGAAATATGAAACTGAGAAAAGAGCTTATAAGAGAGCCTGCGGAAGACGCTATACTTAAAATAGGAGCCCCTTACTGATGATTAAAAAAATCTGTATTTTGTTTCTGGTTCTGGCATTGCCGGTAATATGTTTTGGTTCAATAAAACAGCAGATATTGTTGGGGCAGGCAAGCGTGGTTACGGTTATTAATTATGATAAAAACGGAAGGGAAGCCGCGAAAGGCACCGGTTTTTATATAAACGGCAAAGCGCATATTGTAACAAATCTTCATGTTGTTAAAGACGCGGAATCCGTGGGTATTAAGACCAAAGACGGCAAGACTTTCAAACTGTCTAAAGTGGTTAATTCAGATGAAGATTATGATTTATTTATTTTTACTGTTGCCGGTATAAATTCAACCGGAAAATATCTTTCCCTGCAGCCGGCTAAGCATGATGTAGGCGATTCGGTAATGGTTATAGGTAATCCGATGGGGCTGGAACAGACGGTGTCTACAGGGATAATATCCGGCATAAGGGAAGATGATAAAGAGTATAAAGAGGATTTTGTATATCAGATTACCGCTCCTATTTCCCCCGGTTCTTCCGGAAGCCCGGTTATGAATGAAAAAGGCGGTGTTATCGGCGTGGCAACAATGCAGTATAAAAAAGGGCAGAATCTGAATTTTGTGATGCCTTCGGATAAGCTTATGCCGATGATAAAGAAGAACGCGGGAATGGATTTTAAAGCATGGAAAGAAAAGGGATATTGTTTTGAACCTGTGACATACAGGGCGGCTATAAATTTTGCATACAGGCTGATAGATAAAGATGAATATCAAAATGCCCTGAAAAAAGCACTTTCGTTAATTAAAAAATATCCAAAGAAAAGCGAAGCTTACAGGCTTGCCGCAAACGCGCTTTATGAGCTTGAAAAAGAGACAGATGCCGAAAAATACATGAAGGCCGCGGTAAAACTTAACCCCAAAAAAGAATATATGCATAACGCGCTTGGCGTTCTGTACAAAAAAATGGAGTATTATGACCTTGCGGCAAAAGAGTTTTATGAGGAAATAAAAGTGGCTCCGCAGAATGATGCCGCCTATTATAATCTTGCTTCCGTATATCTTATAAATAATATGCAGGAAGACGCGCTGAAGATACTGGATAAAGGGATTAAAATAGCTAAAAATCCATCGGATCTTTACCTGAAAAACGCTTCAATTTTATCAGACGGCGGGAACAGGGATTTGGCTATTGAAAAAATAAAAAAAGCTGTTGAATTTGACCCTTACAACGCGGACGCTCAGTATATTCTTGGCGTTTTAGCCCTTGAAAACGGAGATAAAGCGGGAGCTTATGAAATAAAGCGCATTCTGGAAGAAATGGAATCGCCGCTTGCAAAAAAACTTGGAGAAAAAATAAACCAATGAAAAAAAACATATTAATCATTTCAGGCGTTTTTATGCTTTTTGTATTCTGCAGCTGTGCTACAGCCCCAAAGGTGAAAGAGAGAACTGATCCTGAAACCGCTTTTGTTTATGGCAGCCTGGATCTTAGCGGCCTTTATACCAGGCTTATGTGGGTGACGGTGGAGCAGTACGAACCGCCTACGGAGAAGCCTTATATTAAGACATTTACCAAAGAAAAGGTTTTTTATATTCAGAATCTGAAAAAAGGCAGTTATTCTATAAGCAAAGTAGGGGACACAGAAAGCGATGTGCATAATATAGCCAGCGATTTTGGTTCTTTTGAAGTTGTTAAACCCAAATTGCTGTATTTTGGTTCGTATAAGATTATACGTTACACAAGCGGCAGAAAAGAGGTGGTGAATGATTATTCCACCACTGAAGCTGACGTGATAAAGGATATTCTTGCAAATACGGATAAGGGCACTTATTGGTATGGGGAACTTATTAAGAGGCTTGAAAAATTGAAAGATATAGAGAGCAGAAAAGCGAAGATACCAAGGGTTGAATAAGCGGCCGGCGCACTTTTAGACGCGGTGATGTGTCATGAATATTGCTAAATGGAGGAAATGAATGTACTGCAGGCATTGCGGGAAACAGGTGGAAGAGGATTCAAAGTTCTGCAGATTATGCGGGGGTTCGCTTGCCGCGTTACCGGAAGCGGTTAAACCGGAACGGAATATTACTGCGAGAAAACAGGATGATGAAAACCCTATAGGAGAAGAGCCGTTTATTGAAATAACTCCGGAAGAATACAGGCATATAACATTATCGCCCGAGGCGCGTAAAAGGGAAGAAAAATTAAAGCGCGAAAGGGAAGAAAAAGACAAACTTAACAGGATGCTGCGTTCCGCTGTTATAAGGGAGCTTCTTAAAGAAGGACCGGGGGATAAATGGGAAAAAACGGAAAAAAAACAAAAGGTAAAAAAGCAGGACTCCGCTCCTGTTGACCCAAGGATAAATGTCTATAAACAGGCCATGGACCTTAAAAAGGACGGGCCGAAAAAACCTAAATATTAACTTCCGGAGGGAATAATGCCGTCAATTTTAAATAAATCCCTGATTAATATGTTTATCTTATTGTTTTCTGTTTTAATCCTTGTTTCCTGCGCGGGTGTTGCGCCTGTCGCGGAGCCGTTAAAACCGATTCATCAGAGGCTTTATTCCTATGACGCTGATGTAAAACTTATGGCTGAAAAGCAGTTTGAAACTTTAAGCTCCGATGAAAAAAAAGAAGTGCTTTTAATGACTGCCGCGCAGCTTGAAAAAGAAGGTGATGCTGATACCCAGATGCGGATTATCAAGTCGCTTGCGGATAACGGGGCAGGTTCTTATGTGATACCATCGCTTATAAAAGCGCTTGCGGTAAATACAAAACTGACAATTACAGCCACGATAAATGACTTTATAAATAACGCGCAGCCGGCAGAAGAAGAGATGGCGGAAAAAATAGCATCATATCTTAATGAAGGTTCGTCAAAAGCCAGGCAGGCGGCTTATCTGGCGCTTGGTAAAATGTCTATAAAGGCAAAAAAAGCGGTACCGCAGATAATTGACGCGATGCATAAGTTTGGGGCTGACGCGGCTGAATACGCAAGCGGTTTTGAAGCGCTTGCCAAGATTGACCCGGAAATAGCGGTTGCGTCAGCGATTAAAGATCTTGAAAATGCGGCTGTGGATATACGCAAGAATTCGCTGGAAAAGCTTATAGAGATTCAGGCTTATATGAACAACAAATTACCCGCAATTAAAGAAGTGGCGACCGCGCTTTTAAGGATACTTTACAGTGATGACAGCGGGCTGAAGAAACTGGTGGAAGAAAACATAAATACCGAAGACGCCGCCGCTATTAAGGCGGAAATGGATAAGTACATG encodes:
- a CDS encoding trypsin-like peptidase domain-containing protein, with protein sequence MIKKICILFLVLALPVICFGSIKQQILLGQASVVTVINYDKNGREAAKGTGFYINGKAHIVTNLHVVKDAESVGIKTKDGKTFKLSKVVNSDEDYDLFIFTVAGINSTGKYLSLQPAKHDVGDSVMVIGNPMGLEQTVSTGIISGIREDDKEYKEDFVYQITAPISPGSSGSPVMNEKGGVIGVATMQYKKGQNLNFVMPSDKLMPMIKKNAGMDFKAWKEKGYCFEPVTYRAAINFAYRLIDKDEYQNALKKALSLIKKYPKKSEAYRLAANALYELEKETDAEKYMKAAVKLNPKKEYMHNALGVLYKKMEYYDLAAKEFYEEIKVAPQNDAAYYNLASVYLINNMQEDALKILDKGIKIAKNPSDLYLKNASILSDGGNRDLAIEKIKKAVEFDPYNADAQYILGVLALENGDKAGAYEIKRILEEMESPLAKKLGEKINQ
- a CDS encoding zinc ribbon domain-containing protein, with translation MYCRHCGKQVEEDSKFCRLCGGSLAALPEAVKPERNITARKQDDENPIGEEPFIEITPEEYRHITLSPEARKREEKLKREREEKDKLNRMLRSAVIRELLKEGPGDKWEKTEKKQKVKKQDSAPVDPRINVYKQAMDLKKDGPKKPKY